One Calditrichia bacterium DNA window includes the following coding sequences:
- a CDS encoding flagellar protein produces MAGKIDGLPLPFVPIGGVNGLSQSPKPMSSPEQSPFRELLKAKLDETAELKFSAHAQSRMRSRDISLSADQLNLLNNAVDQAKEKGGHNSLVLMSDYAFIVNADNRTVVTAMDRQGMDDSVFTNIDSAVVL; encoded by the coding sequence TGTGCCGATAGGCGGCGTAAATGGATTGTCACAATCGCCGAAGCCGATGTCCTCGCCGGAGCAATCGCCATTTCGCGAATTGCTGAAAGCGAAGCTGGATGAAACTGCCGAACTGAAGTTTTCCGCACACGCCCAATCGCGGATGCGCAGCCGGGACATCTCTTTGAGCGCCGATCAGCTGAATTTGCTGAACAACGCGGTGGATCAGGCGAAGGAAAAAGGCGGGCACAACTCGCTGGTGCTGATGAGCGATTACGCCTTCATCGTGAATGCGGATAACCGGACAGTGGTAACGGCAATGGATCGTCAGGGAATGGACGACAGCGTGTTTACGAATATCGACAGTGCGGTAGTTTTGTGA